The following proteins are co-located in the Cydia pomonella isolate Wapato2018A chromosome 19, ilCydPomo1, whole genome shotgun sequence genome:
- the LOC133528166 gene encoding AT-rich interactive domain-containing protein 4B-like — MQVDEPPFLPVGTDVSAKYKGAFCEAKIKKVSRSIKCKVTLKAGGNITVNDEVIKGTLRVGSTVEVKQDPKKDAVEAIITKIQDCSQYTVVFDDGDITTLRRSALCLKSGRHFNESETLDQLPLTHPEHFSTPVIAGRRGRRGRAASDESEGEVSTRRMAADSEPHVGRVVLVEAAGGAERRRPHQPAFPALVVAPTPAIKVKEDYLVRSFKDGRYYTVPKKEAREFRKGSAPIEWGGVEAALQFLNNGTLPPHWDRAALFNEPRNTSDDSSDDEPREEKDHFVAQLYKFMDDRGTPLNRNPTIANRDIDLYRLFRVVQKLGGYNRVTNQNQWKTIADKMGFHPVTTSITNLCKQAYKKFLHSFEDFYRKLGVTLVAHPRGARTPPAGRSLIRDRDKQPPTSSSACSTPTNTQRTKDKDSDKSETDKSEKEEKLEKADKPKEKVRGSDEEDSADNQPLITTAPKVEKEKEKDKEKEKEKEKDKDNKSTTSTTTTTTTTTTTEEKIVVKPRSQSRNRALPVKTEVLEKRTPKRRPISSKESTSAVTPRASRRPHASTDSDSSGRASRCGPTKKMQSRRSQSANSASSGNTIASNSSKRPRKRKTTEPSTTEPSRAGNVKAQVGDKLKVYYGPTQSESKVTYEAKVIEISSEGMLRVHYTGWNTRYDEWIKPQRIALNVTQHEIRNKKSISNSRRVRSKRTEESSARSDSDSDSDSDDNVKRPPKKPDDKSNIKTPRSKDAKSSDSSSSSKPRKRPIRTVSTPTTVSPAKKPRPSSSTHQGRDYDLNEIRSELKGLHTVKQETEEPIKQEVVEKEASSPPQAAVSAPEPAPQEKQPKDEDVYEFKEPEPFELELHDEKKKRTHRIFDDISPSKYTSTLSKSLSEEISEDPLKSRTTPLRSPSLSPFRDFGSSSNAPGRQSPEEDSKDGLFSLDEDSFPGDGSSGHRFEGFIPAKNQETYSKKSKVTKLRELIDDSPDSRADDEQSSEDEPEDIAIKEELGEPSSSSVPASDSPKSPEPVKETTIESEQVEESKTENNILSMLGNPEKELELLESIPEPANTPPPLVFPLIQMKDIPIPSTPSESTRDSTPDMKEETVKEETSMIDLDSIPLPSDEPKDNMFKINKEPKEAILKTKETKEKEPFKNKESKESTTKVKEIKEAEDKEPSETVQKSKDTKDSIFKPKDTKETPVKAKDPKDSAFKSKDPKESTPKPKDPKESVPKPKDTKETIFKPKDKDPKESVFKPKDTPESVFKPKENIIKVNKELKESIFKINRDPKDSCSKAKDPVESTLKPKEAKEVLKIKIEPLKILDPEPNPPKLEPPSSPLIDTEEDKSEPDSPARIDVIPEPPPAFLVQSEGPKIADKLLKAINSAKRLSMSPPPVEDKIDKVDKPRALTPKTDLLKTNKPEGKQSPIPLETKTPKQDTKPLTKEPLKKISPTNVTDSIFGEPSNFTDAKRDLADIKKVKAKEPSPPRLLSPLNILERRKSVADLPMPTPGKNNKVLSDTIQKLSSQINSSQAAAASIPLPPFPAEDRSESSDSDDSDRRLIIDKLTVEEWSGTDAARSALHAGKSPGEWSAGETLLMLEDACKNERKHSARVVVAGSARGPAEDDSNLSLLLCEETIPGSPAPDAEPPPRADLHMPFACAPQHAHKPEERRAGSARSPVAGGHAAEAGMAPVAWGRRALLDNTPPTTPDSSLDMSPMRERRISERDSPMERKEDEDDRREIDASAMDIDKSLGAGARSRKASESSCAGRGRSRRARRDTDDARAADHHADLKYNFFIELDPSWDCQTRINVLTTRLADLRKAYHSVKAELAAIDRRRKKLRRKEREAVKAAKAACS, encoded by the exons TATTTGATGATGGCGATATCACAACTTTGCGACGTTCAGCACTATGCCTAAAGAGCGGGAGGCACTTTAACGAGAGTGAGACATTGGACCAGTTGCCTCTCACACATCCAGAACATTTTTCTACGCCAGTCATAGCAGGGCGGCGCGGGAGGAGGGGAAGAGCTGC GTCAGATGAGAGCGAAGGGGAAGTGAGCACCCGCCGCATGGCAGCGGACAGCGAGCCGCACGTGGGGCGCGTGGTGCTGGTGgaggcggcgggcggcgcggagCGGCGGCGCCCGCACCAGCCCGCCTTCCCCGCGCTCGTGGTCGCGCCCACGCCCGCCATCAAGGTCAAGGAGGACTACCTGGTGCGCTCCTTCAAGGACGGCCGATA TTACACAGTGCCAAAGAAGGAAGCCCGAGAGTTTCGCAAAGGCAGCGCGCCGATAGAATGGGGCGGTGTAGAGGCGGCGCTGCAGTTTCTAAACAACGGCACGCTACCGCCTCACTGGGACCGCGCGGCGCTCTTCAATGAGCCGCGCAATACTTCCGATGAC agctCCGATGACGAACCTCGTGAGGAGAAAGACCACTTTGTGGCTCAACTCTATAAATTCATGGATGATCGTGGCACGCCGCTTAACAGGAACCCCACTATTGCCAACAGGGATATTGATCTCTACAGATTATTCAGA GTGGTGCAGAAACTGGGAGGCTATAATAGAGTGACGAATCAGAATCAATGGAAGACTATAGCTGACAAGATGGGTTTCCATCCAGTCACAACTAGCATCACAAATTTGTGCAAGCAGGCATATAAGAA GTTCCTGCACAGCTTCGAGGACTTCTACCGCAAGCTAGGCGTGACGCTAGTGGCACACCCTCGCGGCGCCCGCACGCCGCCCGCCGGCCGCTCGCTCATCCGCGACCGCGACAAGCAGCCGCCCACCTCCTCCTCAGCCTGCTCCACGCCCACCAACACTCAG CGCACAAAGGACAAGGACTCGGACAAGAGCGAAACGGACAAAAGTGAGAAGGAAGAGAAGTTAGAGAAAGCTGATAAACCCAAGGAAAAAGTCCGGGGAAGCGATGAAGAAGATAGCGCGGATAACCAGCCGCTTATCACCACTGCTCCTAA GGTGGAAAAAGAAAAAGAGAaagacaaagaaaaagaaaaggaGAAAGAGAAGGACAAGGATAACAAAAGCACTACCtcgacaacaacaacaacgacgacgacgacgacgaccgaGGAGAAGATCGTCGTCAAACCGCGTTCCCAGTCGCGCAATCGCGCGCTGCCCGTCAAGACAGAGGTGCTCGAGAAGCGGACGCCTAAACGACGACCCATATCGTCCAAAG aaagcacaagtgctgtcaCGCCGCGCGCGTCACGGCGACCACACGCGTCCACCGACAGTGATAGTTCTGGCAGAGCCTCGAG ATGTGGGCCAACAAAGAAAATGCAGAGCCGCCGCAGCCAAAGCGCTAACTCGGCGAGCAGCGGAAACACCATCGCGTCTAACAGCAGCAAGCGACCGAGGAAACGCAAAACTACCGA ACCATCAACAACCGAGCCGAGCCGTGCAGGCAACGTGAAAGCTCAAGTGGGGGACAAGCTGAAGGTTTACTACGGACCCACGCAGTCGGAATCAAAG GTGACGTACGAGGCGAAGGTGATCGAGATCTCGTCGGAGGGGATGCTGCGGGTGCATTATACGGGGTGGAACACGAGATACGACGAGTGGATTAAGCCGCAGAGGATCGCGCTCAATGTTACGCAGCATGAAATCCGAAATAAGAAG agCATAAGTAATAGCAGACGGGTCAGATCAAAAAGGACTGAAG AATCATCGGCTCGCTCTGATTCGGATAGCGATTCAGATAGCGACGACAACGTGAAACGACCTCCTAAGAAACCTGACGACAAGTCCAATATAAAAA CACCCAGGTCAAAAGACGCTAAGTCCAGCGATAGCAGTAGTTCTAGTaaaccgcgcaaaaggccaatCAGGACAGTATCCACGCCCACCACTGTTTCCCCTGCCAAGAAACCACGCCCCAGCTCTAGCACGCACCAAGGTCGAGATTACGACCTCAACGAAATACGATCAGAACTCAAAGGACTTCACACGGTCAAGCAGGAAACTGAAGAACCAATAAAGCAGGAAGTGGTGGAGAAAGAGGCTTCAAGCCCACCGCAAGCGGCCGTGTCGGCCCCTGAACCAGCTCCACAAGAAAAACAACCTAAAGATGAAGATGTTTACGAGTTCAAGGAACCGGAACCGTTTGAGCTAGAACTGCATGATGAGAAGAAGAAACGAACACATAGGATCTTCGATGATATTTCACCTAGCAAATACACTTCAACATTGTCTAAATCGCTGAGCGAAGAAATTTCCGAAGATCCACTGAAATCACGAACAACTCCGTTACGGTCGCCGTCTCTGTCGCCTTTCAGAGATTTTGGCTCCTCGAGCAATGCGCCTGGCCGACAGAGCCCTGAGGAAGATTCAAAGGACGGTCTCTTTTCATTAGACGAAGATTCCTTCCCTGGCGACGGCAGTTCAGGACATCGCTTCGAAGGCTTCATACCTGCAAAAAATCAAGAAACTTACTCGAAGAAAAGCAAGGTTACTAAACTTCGGGAATTAATCGATGATTCGCCGGATAGCAGAGCTGATGATGAACAATCTTCTGAGGATGAACCTGAAGATATAGCGATTAAAGAAGAATTAGGAGAACCAAGCTCCAGCTCAGTCCCAGCTTCAGATTCACCAAAATCTCCAGAACCAGTGAAAGAGACAACTATCGAATCTGAACAAGTTGAAGAATCAAAAactgaaaacaatattttaagcaTGCTGGGAAATCCAGAAAAAGAACTAGAGCTCCTAGAAAGTATTCCAGAGCCTGCTAACACGCCTCCCCCGCTTGTGTTCCCGTTAATTCAAATGAAAGACATACCTATTCCAAGCACTCCTTCGGAGTCCACGAGAGACAGCACTCCAGATATGAAGGAAGAGACTGTAAAAGAGGAAACATCAATGATTGATTTGGATTCTATCCCACTCCCAAGTGACGAGCCGAAGGACAATATGTTTAAAATCAATAAGGAACCAAAAGAAGCTATCCTTAAAACAaaggaaacaaaagaaaaagaacCCTTTAAAAATAAGGAATCTAAAGAAAGTACAACTAAAGTTAAAGAAATTAAAGAGGCAGAAGATAAAGAACCCAGTGAAACTGTACAGAAATCTAAAGATACGAAAGACAGTATTTTTAAACCTAAGGATACTAAAGAAACTCCTGTTAAAGCAAAAGATCCGAAGGATAGCGCTTTTAAATCTAAAGATCCAAAGGAAAGTACACCTAAACCCAAGGACCCGAAAGAGAGTGTGCCCAAAccaaaagatacaaaagaaacaatatttaaacCAAAAGATAAGGATCCAAAAGAAAGTGTTTTCAAACCAAAAGATACTCCTGAAAGTGTTTTTAAACCCaaagaaaacattattaaaGTCAATAAAGAACTGAAAGAAAGTATTTTCAAAATCAATAGGGATCCCAAAGATAGTTGTTCAAAAGCAAAAGATCCCGTCGAAAGCACGTTGAAACCCAAGGAAGCAAAGGAAGTGCTCAAAATTAAAATCGAGCCTTTGAAGATTTTGGATCCTGAACCAAATCCTCCTAAACTAGAACCTCCATCAAGCCCCCTAATAGATACTGAAGAAGACAAATCAGAGCCCGATAGTCCGGCGCGAATTGACGTTATTCCTGAACCGCCACCAGCCTTCCTCGTACAATCTGAGGGCCCTAAGATAGCTGACAAACTACTTAAAGCTATTAACAGCGCTAAACGATTGTCCATGTCCCCCCCTCCCGTCGAAGACAAAATAGACAAAGTAGATAAACCGCGCGCGCTTACACCTAAAACCGACCTTCTCAAAACGAACAAACCGGAGGGCAAACAATCACCCATACCGCTAGAAACGAAAACTCCCAAACAGGATACAAAGCCTTTAACTAAAGAACCATTGAAGAAAATCAGTCCAACAAACGTCACGGATTCCATTTTCGGTGAGCCTTCCAACTTTACCGATGCAAAACGTGATCTCGCAGACATCAAGAAAGTCAAGGCCAAAGAACCCTCGCCGCCCAGGCTATTGAGTCCTTTAAATATCCTGGAGCGACGAAAGAGTGTAGCGGATCTCCCCATGCCTACCCCGGGCAAGAACAATAAGGTGTTAAGTGACACTATACAGAAGTTGTCCAGTCAAATTAATTCGAGCCAGGCTGCCGCGGCCAGCATTCCTCTGCCACCTTTCCCAGCGGAGGATAGAAGCGAGTCCAGTGATTCAGATGATTCTGATAGAAG GTTAATAATAGACAAGCTAACAGTAGAGGAATGGAGCGGCACAGATGCGGCCCGCAGCGCGCTGCACGCGGGCAAGTCGCCCGGCGAGTGGAGCGCCGGCGAGACGCTGCTCATGCTGGAGGACGCCTGCAAGAACGAGCGCAAGCACA GCGCCCGCGTGGTGGTGGCGGGCAGCGCGCGCGGGCCGGCCGAGGACGACAGCAACCTGTCGCTGCTGCTGTGCGAGGAGACCATCCCCGGCTCGCCCGCGCCCGACGCcgagccgccgccgcgcgccgacCTGCACATGCCCTTCGCGTGCGCGCCGCAGCACGCCCACAAAC CAGAAGAACGGCGCGCAGGCTCTGCGCGTTCGCCGGTAGCGGGCGGTCACGCGGCGGAGGCGGGCATGGCGCCGGTCGCGTGGGGGCGGCGCGCGCTGCTCGACAACACGCCCCCCACCACGCCCGACAGCAGCCTCGACATGTCGCCCATGAG aGAACGACGCATTTCGGAGCGAGACAGCCCGATGGAAAGGAAGGAAGACGAAGACGACAGGCGTGAGATTGACGCCTCTGCCATGGATATTGATAAATCTCTTG GGGCAGGCGCGCGGTCCCGCAAGGCGTCCGAGTCGTCgtgcgcggggcgcgggcgctcgcggcgcgcgcggcgcgacACGGAcgacgcgcgcgccgccgaccaCCACGCCGACCTCAAGTACAACTTCTTCATCGAGCTCG ACCCATCATGGGACTGCCAGACCCGCATCAACGTGCTGACCACGCGGCTCGCGGACCTGCGCAAGGCGTACCACTCGGTGAAGGCCGAGCTCGCCGCCATCGACCGCCGTCGGAAGAAGCTGCGCCGTAAGGAGAGAGAag ccGTGAAGGCGGCGAAGGCCGCCTGCTCATGA